In a single window of the Thermofilum uzonense genome:
- a CDS encoding ATP-binding cassette domain-containing protein, protein MDKLLEMRGIVKRFGRVEALRGVDFHVNRAEVVGLVGDNGAGKSTLVKTIVGVYHPDEGEIYWEGKPTIFRDPGEARAAGIEIVYQHLALIDLLSISRNIFLGREPVKRIGPIAFLDRRAMDEQSWEIIKSIGLRRLRSPSERVAKLSGGERQSVAIGRAMHFKAKLLILDEPTAALSVRETRKVLDHVLEVKNQGVSVIIISHNIYHVYEVSDRIVVLDHGRKILDVRKEEVTPEDVIEVIRKGEPLQKAGS, encoded by the coding sequence ATGGATAAGCTCCTCGAGATGAGAGGCATCGTGAAGAGGTTTGGCAGGGTGGAGGCACTTAGAGGCGTGGACTTCCATGTTAACCGTGCGGAAGTAGTGGGGCTCGTAGGGGACAACGGCGCTGGTAAGAGCACACTCGTCAAGACCATCGTCGGAGTATATCATCCAGATGAGGGCGAGATATACTGGGAGGGCAAGCCGACCATCTTCAGGGATCCCGGCGAGGCTAGAGCTGCGGGGATCGAGATAGTATACCAGCACCTCGCCCTTATAGACCTCTTGAGCATAAGCAGGAACATATTCCTTGGGAGGGAGCCTGTGAAAAGAATAGGACCTATAGCTTTCCTCGATAGACGTGCCATGGACGAGCAGTCATGGGAGATTATAAAGAGTATAGGCTTGAGAAGGCTGAGATCCCCGTCCGAGCGTGTAGCCAAGCTTAGTGGAGGGGAGAGGCAGTCAGTAGCCATAGGGAGGGCTATGCACTTTAAGGCGAAGCTCCTCATATTGGACGAGCCTACCGCTGCTCTCTCTGTACGTGAGACAAGAAAGGTGTTGGATCACGTCCTAGAAGTCAAGAACCAGGGTGTAAGTGTAATAATAATCTCCCACAACATATACCACGTCTACGAGGTCTCGGACAGGATAGTCGTCCTAGACCACGGTAGGAAAATTCTTGACGTTAGAAAAGAGGAGGTCACCCCGGAGGACGTGATTGAAGTAATAAGGAAGGGCGAACCCCTACAAAAAGCTGGATCCTAA
- a CDS encoding ABC transporter permease — protein MATQTASSRKSLLLLISQHPELGVIASFSIIALAFLVISPDKFPTPSTLYSILTLAGELGVTSIGVAFLMITGEFNLSVGSVYALVPMFVVLMVDAGMDMLLASVIMLSVAFGIGVLTGYITVRTGIPSFITSLGMMMFLRGILLAITGGFPVRLEGSHWLTDVLNGAVGVEGLRTSAAWLLALTLIFLIILDYTPYGNWTYAVGASPATARELGVKVWRVKLVNFGISSLLAGLAGLMALSRFKIVDPTLGQGLELEAITSAVLGGCLLTGGYGSIFGTFLGALLVALTRVGLVLAGAPAYWYSAFIGVILIIATIINTYVVRKFVTSG, from the coding sequence TTGGCTACACAGACAGCTTCCAGTAGAAAGTCTCTCCTACTACTAATATCACAGCATCCGGAACTCGGCGTAATTGCAAGCTTCTCGATAATAGCACTGGCTTTCCTCGTCATATCCCCCGACAAGTTCCCAACACCCTCAACCCTTTACAGCATACTTACTCTCGCAGGCGAGCTTGGAGTCACCTCGATAGGAGTCGCGTTCCTCATGATAACAGGCGAGTTCAACCTCTCGGTAGGATCAGTCTACGCCCTCGTCCCGATGTTTGTCGTCCTTATGGTCGACGCTGGCATGGACATGCTTCTCGCAAGCGTGATAATGCTCAGCGTTGCCTTCGGGATAGGCGTGCTGACAGGCTATATAACTGTTAGGACAGGGATACCCAGCTTTATAACATCCCTGGGCATGATGATGTTTCTGCGAGGAATACTCCTAGCCATCACGGGAGGCTTCCCAGTTAGGCTGGAGGGGTCGCACTGGCTCACAGATGTATTGAACGGCGCCGTAGGCGTCGAAGGGCTGAGAACCAGCGCCGCCTGGCTACTCGCACTTACTCTGATCTTTCTAATAATACTCGACTACACCCCTTACGGGAACTGGACCTATGCTGTAGGCGCTAGCCCCGCTACGGCCCGCGAGCTAGGCGTAAAAGTCTGGCGGGTCAAGCTCGTAAACTTCGGGATCTCCTCGCTACTCGCCGGTCTAGCCGGGCTCATGGCTCTCTCAAGGTTCAAGATAGTAGACCCAACCCTAGGTCAAGGATTGGAGCTAGAGGCCATAACCAGCGCTGTGCTAGGAGGCTGCCTGCTCACAGGTGGGTACGGGAGTATCTTCGGCACATTTCTGGGAGCCCTACTCGTAGCCTTGACAAGAGTTGGCCTTGTGCTTGCAGGGGCCCCGGCCTACTGGTACAGCGCATTCATAGGTGTGATCCTGATAATAGCAACAATCATCAACACGTACGTCGTGAGAAAGTTCGTTACTTCAGGGTGA
- a CDS encoding sugar ABC transporter substrate-binding protein, giving the protein MSQQQKSKGTALAVYIIIGIIIGAVLGYAVASMTMVPYSKYAALETELEQYKAGAGKPGAPEYTFYYVSHGGPADPWWAPVIKGSQLAGQMLNVKVVYSGPEKFSIQALVDLLNSAIAAKPQGIILTITDYKALDEPARRAISQGIPIIAVNVPDPRPANQRIPYLSYVGQNEYDAGYYLAKYLIDKGYKPKRVVIGIHEVGHVGLETRAKGITDAITQAYPGTPVEKLDITTDPTKAAEAFKNYLTKYPDTDVIFTLGPLGAHPALQVLKEMNLVGKVHLLTIDIDDVILKAIENGELEAAVSQQPFAQGFLPVVFMYLYVKYGIIPPAHVPTGPTVIDKTKLDTVRKQIATTGGA; this is encoded by the coding sequence ATGAGCCAACAACAAAAGAGTAAAGGCACAGCGCTCGCAGTTTACATAATTATAGGCATCATAATTGGAGCAGTTCTAGGTTATGCAGTAGCCTCTATGACAATGGTACCTTATTCCAAATACGCTGCACTTGAAACAGAGTTGGAACAGTACAAGGCTGGCGCTGGAAAACCTGGAGCCCCCGAGTACACATTCTACTATGTCTCGCATGGCGGGCCAGCTGATCCATGGTGGGCACCCGTGATCAAGGGCTCCCAGCTAGCTGGACAGATGCTGAACGTCAAGGTGGTGTATAGTGGTCCCGAGAAGTTTAGCATACAAGCACTCGTCGACCTCTTGAACAGCGCTATAGCCGCTAAACCCCAGGGCATAATCCTAACCATAACGGACTACAAGGCGTTAGACGAGCCGGCTAGGCGGGCTATAAGTCAAGGGATACCTATAATAGCGGTAAACGTCCCTGACCCGAGGCCTGCAAACCAGAGGATACCCTACCTCAGCTACGTTGGGCAGAACGAGTATGACGCTGGCTATTATCTAGCGAAGTACTTGATCGACAAGGGATACAAGCCCAAGCGCGTCGTTATAGGCATACACGAGGTGGGTCACGTGGGCCTCGAGACCAGGGCGAAAGGCATAACTGACGCTATAACCCAGGCGTACCCCGGTACACCTGTCGAGAAGCTCGACATCACTACTGACCCCACCAAGGCGGCAGAGGCGTTCAAAAACTACCTCACAAAGTACCCTGACACAGACGTCATCTTCACGCTAGGCCCACTGGGGGCACACCCCGCGCTCCAAGTCCTAAAGGAGATGAACCTCGTCGGAAAGGTCCACCTCCTTACAATCGATATCGACGACGTCATTCTCAAAGCCATCGAGAACGGAGAGCTTGAAGCCGCGGTAAGCCAACAGCCTTTCGCACAGGGCTTCCTACCGGTAGTCTTCATGTACCTCTACGTCAAGTACGGGATAATCCCGCCAGCACACGTTCCCACCGGCCCAACGGTTATAGACAAGACAAAGCTAGACACTGTCAGGAAGCAGATAGCTACAACTGGTGGTGCCTAA
- a CDS encoding SufD family Fe-S cluster assembly protein produces the protein MSLKELKAIPYQPVADSPAVRYYTDWNAFEPYLENPAPPVQLGWDDDALRLLNLKPDLILKPTPLKDKPELPEASSKRVLAFHLNTLNSQVNVFLRDTSYTILVPKPREGVLAAHLSVRATGNSTLNVLLLSPADAEGLNTLSIDVEVDTASTLRLNYIIRDSYRAPSAIFQRTRLDKDSRLETFLIGSRGRMTHMEMNQLLEGEASEAETVALLAAGKFSRITLETSAETRAPRTEISIRGLGFANEGFIAHKGFARARRGAMESRLEVRSRLIPLSPTSRVYAAPVLEIESDEPSYAAHSVAMGPLDPEHIFYIESRGFNEAEAVRLLVKSMYASLISRMRGSSLYQHALRLLLEELGL, from the coding sequence TTGAGCCTGAAGGAACTCAAAGCAATCCCCTACCAGCCCGTGGCAGACTCCCCGGCGGTCCGTTACTATACTGACTGGAACGCCTTTGAACCATACTTAGAGAATCCCGCTCCTCCTGTTCAGCTCGGCTGGGACGACGACGCGCTTAGACTACTCAACCTTAAGCCTGACCTTATACTCAAGCCCACGCCCTTAAAAGATAAACCCGAGCTACCCGAAGCAAGCTCTAAACGTGTGCTAGCCTTCCATCTAAACACGCTTAACTCTCAGGTAAACGTTTTTCTCCGCGATACGTCATACACGATACTTGTCCCCAAGCCCCGTGAAGGAGTCCTCGCAGCTCACCTATCTGTAAGGGCTACGGGAAACTCAACCCTTAACGTCTTGCTACTTTCACCAGCTGATGCCGAAGGGCTTAACACGCTCTCGATAGACGTGGAAGTCGATACGGCCTCAACTCTCAGGCTAAACTACATTATACGCGACTCCTACAGGGCTCCAAGCGCAATATTCCAGCGAACAAGACTTGACAAGGATTCAAGGCTTGAGACATTCTTGATTGGCTCACGAGGTAGAATGACTCATATGGAGATGAACCAGCTCCTCGAAGGAGAGGCTTCCGAAGCTGAGACCGTGGCTCTACTCGCAGCCGGTAAATTTTCACGCATCACGCTTGAGACAAGCGCTGAAACAAGGGCTCCCAGAACAGAGATATCCATAAGAGGGCTGGGCTTCGCAAACGAGGGCTTCATAGCTCATAAGGGATTTGCGCGGGCGCGTCGCGGAGCCATGGAATCAAGGCTCGAAGTGCGTTCGAGGCTAATTCCTCTTTCCCCCACATCCAGGGTTTACGCTGCCCCCGTGCTGGAGATAGAGTCGGATGAGCCCAGCTATGCTGCTCACTCAGTAGCTATGGGTCCCTTAGACCCTGAACACATATTCTATATTGAATCGAGGGGGTTTAATGAAGCAGAGGCAGTGAGGCTTCTCGTCAAGAGCATGTACGCATCACTGATAAGCCGGATGCGGGGTAGCAGCCTCTACCAGCACGCGCTGAGGCTTCTCCTGGAGGAGCTAGGCTTATAG
- the sufB gene encoding Fe-S cluster assembly protein SufB: protein MSIPVPIEELALPQYDISSITYKPRIQLKGRISRSTIEELSRSKREPEWMLRLRLRSLELFEKLPTPNWLVGVEELDLEELTHYIQPDVERVSSWDQLPYEIRRVYEKLGLPEIEARVLSGLAAQFESENIYLSFKKFLEEKGVILMDMSEAVIKYPDLVKKYFMRVFPPSDHKFAALHGAVWSGGVFLYVPPGVRVEAPIEAFFFVASELEAQFEHTLIVADEGSFIHFIEGCAAPLFKKYSFHDGMVEIYAHRNSHVKFTTVQNWSKNLINFNNKRAILEEGAVVEWAEGSLGSKVSYVYPSVILKGRGSRASIYNITLAKGKTWKDSGAKAYHLAPETSSEVVSKSISAQGGVAVYRGLVKMARGARNSKAAVKCDSLLLDTESKAYTYPKNEIEEDDALVVHEATTGRLSEDALFYAQSRGLTEDEARRLLVIGYVGDILKNLPFEYQVVFRRVLELEFEELGGYG from the coding sequence ATGAGCATCCCAGTTCCCATAGAGGAGTTAGCACTACCCCAATACGATATAAGCTCGATAACTTATAAGCCCCGCATCCAGCTCAAAGGAAGGATCTCAAGGAGCACAATCGAAGAGCTCTCAAGGTCCAAGCGAGAGCCAGAGTGGATGCTCAGGTTGAGGCTGCGTAGCCTGGAGCTCTTCGAAAAGCTGCCCACCCCGAACTGGCTCGTTGGGGTTGAGGAGCTGGATCTCGAGGAGCTTACCCATTACATTCAGCCCGACGTGGAACGTGTTTCAAGCTGGGACCAGCTCCCATACGAGATAAGGAGGGTTTACGAGAAGCTTGGACTACCCGAGATTGAGGCGAGGGTCCTCTCGGGGCTAGCAGCCCAGTTTGAGAGCGAAAACATCTACTTGTCCTTTAAGAAGTTCCTGGAAGAGAAAGGCGTCATCCTCATGGATATGAGCGAGGCGGTCATAAAATACCCGGATCTAGTGAAAAAATACTTTATGAGGGTCTTCCCGCCCAGCGACCACAAGTTCGCGGCGCTACATGGCGCGGTCTGGAGCGGTGGTGTTTTCCTCTATGTGCCCCCTGGTGTGCGAGTCGAGGCGCCCATAGAGGCATTCTTCTTTGTAGCCAGCGAGCTAGAGGCACAGTTCGAGCACACGCTTATAGTGGCAGATGAAGGAAGCTTCATCCACTTCATCGAAGGCTGCGCAGCCCCGTTGTTCAAAAAGTACAGCTTTCACGACGGCATGGTTGAGATTTACGCGCATAGAAACTCGCACGTGAAGTTTACCACTGTGCAGAACTGGAGCAAGAACCTCATCAATTTCAACAATAAGAGAGCGATCCTAGAGGAAGGAGCTGTTGTAGAGTGGGCTGAGGGCAGCCTGGGAAGCAAGGTTAGTTATGTCTACCCCTCCGTGATACTCAAGGGCCGGGGCTCGAGGGCAAGCATTTATAACATAACCCTCGCTAAGGGTAAAACATGGAAAGACAGTGGGGCCAAAGCTTATCATCTAGCCCCCGAGACGAGCAGCGAGGTTGTAAGTAAGAGTATTAGCGCACAGGGCGGAGTGGCAGTATACCGGGGTCTAGTAAAGATGGCTAGAGGTGCACGAAACTCTAAAGCAGCCGTGAAGTGTGACAGCCTCCTACTCGACACAGAGTCAAAGGCCTACACATACCCGAAAAACGAGATCGAGGAGGATGATGCTCTTGTAGTCCACGAGGCTACTACTGGTAGGCTAAGCGAGGATGCGCTCTTCTATGCTCAGTCGAGAGGCCTTACAGAGGACGAGGCTAGGCGTCTCCTTGTCATCGGATACGTCGGGGACATACTCAAAAACCTTCCATTCGAATACCAGGTAGTATTCAGGAGGGTATTAGAGCTCGAGTTCGAGGAGCTAGGTGGCTACGGTTGA
- the sufC gene encoding Fe-S cluster assembly ATPase SufC, which translates to MVELEVSNLYVKVEGREVIRGVSFHVGGGKITVIVGPNGSGKSSLLLSIMGHPRYTVTQGKILLNGEDISSLKPHERARKGIFLAFQNPPELPGVNILSFLTEAASKLGRPSDIGAVYASLQAVGLPKEYSDRNVNEGFSGGEKKRLELAQAFMLDPSVVMLDEPDSGLDIEGLRMLSRLVRDLASRGKAVLLVSHNPKTLEYISPDKVLVLVSGRIALEGGIEVVRKIESEGFPVIAE; encoded by the coding sequence ATGGTGGAGCTTGAGGTAAGTAATCTTTATGTGAAGGTTGAAGGAAGGGAGGTAATCAGAGGTGTAAGCTTTCACGTAGGCGGGGGGAAGATCACTGTAATTGTAGGTCCCAACGGGAGCGGCAAGAGCTCACTATTACTCAGTATTATGGGTCACCCAAGATACACAGTGACACAGGGCAAAATACTCTTAAACGGGGAGGATATCAGCAGCCTAAAACCACACGAGAGAGCAAGGAAAGGAATTTTCCTAGCATTTCAGAACCCACCTGAGCTTCCAGGTGTAAACATATTAAGCTTCCTCACCGAGGCAGCCTCAAAGTTGGGGCGTCCTTCGGATATAGGAGCAGTCTATGCTTCGCTTCAAGCAGTCGGATTGCCTAAAGAATACTCGGATCGCAACGTAAACGAAGGTTTTTCGGGTGGCGAGAAGAAACGCCTAGAACTAGCGCAAGCCTTCATGCTCGACCCTAGCGTGGTGATGCTTGATGAACCAGACTCTGGCCTAGACATTGAGGGTTTAAGGATGCTCTCTAGGCTTGTCCGAGACCTAGCCTCTCGTGGAAAAGCCGTCCTATTAGTTAGCCATAACCCGAAAACACTTGAGTACATAAGCCCTGATAAGGTACTTGTGTTGGTCTCTGGGCGTATAGCCCTTGAGGGTGGGATAGAAGTGGTAAGAAAGATAGAGTCTGAGGGATTCCCGGTGATAGCGGAATGA
- a CDS encoding saccharopine dehydrogenase family protein produces MRLAILGCGAVGSVVARLALKHRVADEVTCFDRNLERARMFLDFEDSHDIPVEEADAINSEMLSSKLSGYDFVVNTLPTFVRINEREKLLNPIVMQASLKAGVPYMDLACYGGRRRTAEQLALSAAFRREHNLAIINAGASPGLTNLLAREAYEDLDKVFSIKVMSLEDQKGPSFLISWSREEMLNVATPVLVYRNRRYAFIEPFSESIECNFPAPEGSVRCYPVSNDESYTIPVYLRTQDFDYYAGGSDIEILRALYRLGVLEEKTLIVRGKRVSLRSLLYQILKEPSSPRSYLSAIEEGELEDAFFAVGVVAIGEISGEKGLSSRSVFFPSQRRVNNLLPGATYITYPTALVVIALLQSLKGRNLHGVFPLEALPGVVRRNILETLEEHKIFVNREFKVEEK; encoded by the coding sequence ATCAGGTTAGCTATCCTTGGTTGCGGAGCTGTCGGCTCCGTGGTCGCAAGGCTAGCACTCAAACACCGGGTTGCAGATGAGGTAACCTGTTTCGACAGGAATCTTGAGAGGGCGAGAATGTTCCTAGACTTCGAAGACTCCCACGATATACCTGTTGAAGAAGCTGATGCGATTAACAGCGAGATGCTTTCCTCTAAGCTATCAGGCTATGACTTCGTTGTAAACACGCTGCCAACCTTTGTAAGGATAAATGAGAGGGAAAAACTCCTCAATCCCATCGTCATGCAGGCCAGCTTGAAGGCAGGGGTACCCTACATGGACTTAGCGTGCTACGGGGGCAGACGCAGGACTGCAGAACAACTTGCACTCTCCGCGGCTTTCAGGAGAGAACACAACCTTGCAATAATCAACGCTGGCGCGTCTCCAGGCCTCACAAACCTCCTTGCTCGCGAGGCATACGAGGACCTAGACAAGGTGTTCTCGATAAAAGTGATGTCCCTCGAGGATCAGAAAGGTCCGTCCTTCTTGATATCGTGGTCTCGAGAAGAAATGCTCAACGTCGCAACCCCTGTTCTCGTGTATAGGAACAGGAGATACGCCTTCATAGAGCCCTTCTCGGAGTCCATCGAGTGCAACTTTCCAGCCCCCGAAGGCTCAGTTCGTTGTTACCCTGTGTCTAACGATGAGAGCTACACAATTCCCGTTTACCTCCGTACGCAGGACTTTGACTACTATGCTGGGGGGAGCGATATAGAAATTCTCCGGGCACTTTACAGGCTTGGAGTCCTCGAGGAGAAAACCCTTATTGTAAGGGGAAAGAGGGTGTCACTCAGGAGCCTGCTGTACCAGATCCTCAAGGAGCCCTCATCTCCTCGAAGCTATCTATCAGCAATCGAGGAGGGAGAGTTGGAGGACGCCTTCTTCGCGGTAGGAGTTGTTGCTATCGGCGAGATATCTGGTGAGAAGGGGCTCTCCAGTAGGAGTGTGTTCTTTCCAAGCCAGAGGAGGGTGAACAACCTTCTTCCCGGTGCCACTTATATAACCTATCCCACGGCGCTCGTAGTGATAGCCCTGCTTCAGAGCTTGAAGGGTCGCAATTTGCACGGTGTCTTCCCATTGGAGGCTCTCCCAGGAGTAGTAAGGAGAAATATCCTCGAAACTCTCGAGGAACACAAGATATTTGTGAACAGGGAGTTCAAGGTTGAGGAGAAGTAA
- a CDS encoding PIG-L deacetylase family protein, whose translation MEKHTEFSLETEDIARRLVRESGLNEGLRNLARHLYPELSSPFENVEKILCIQPHPDDCELGAGGTIADLTSKGVEVVYLTLTDGSMGTSDPGLNPRVLAEVRKHEQEEAAGVLGVSKIIPLDYKDTELPYTLDARNRIISVVRMEHPDIVLAPDPWLMYEIHPDHRIAGLLASDAVMFSSLPHVVPEHKPHIVAAILYYYTAKPNYFHDITATLERKLQALSKHKSQFEPIWPILEEQVKTLAAAYGQASGRKYAEAFRVIPLSVSHATPLSELV comes from the coding sequence ATGGAAAAACACACGGAATTTTCTCTCGAGACTGAAGACATCGCAAGGCGCCTCGTTCGAGAATCAGGACTAAACGAGGGTTTGCGCAATCTAGCCAGACACCTCTATCCCGAGCTCTCATCACCTTTTGAAAACGTAGAAAAAATACTGTGTATTCAGCCCCACCCCGACGACTGTGAGCTCGGAGCTGGAGGCACAATAGCGGACTTGACCTCGAAGGGCGTAGAAGTCGTATACCTCACTCTGACGGACGGCTCGATGGGTACATCCGATCCCGGTCTGAATCCACGGGTGCTGGCAGAGGTACGGAAGCATGAACAAGAGGAGGCGGCCGGGGTGCTCGGCGTCTCAAAAATAATCCCACTTGATTACAAGGACACAGAGCTCCCCTATACGCTCGATGCGCGGAACAGGATAATAAGCGTTGTAAGAATGGAGCACCCTGACATCGTCCTGGCACCCGACCCGTGGCTGATGTATGAGATACATCCCGACCACAGGATAGCCGGCCTACTAGCCTCTGATGCAGTAATGTTCTCATCCCTCCCACACGTCGTGCCCGAACATAAGCCTCACATCGTCGCCGCAATATTATACTACTACACCGCGAAACCAAACTACTTTCACGACATCACGGCTACACTTGAAAGAAAACTCCAGGCTCTCTCGAAGCATAAGAGCCAGTTCGAGCCCATATGGCCAATTCTCGAAGAGCAGGTGAAGACCCTCGCTGCAGCTTATGGCCAGGCTTCAGGGAGAAAATACGCGGAAGCCTTCAGGGTAATCCCGCTCTCTGTTAGTCATGCGACGCCACTCTCGGAGCTAGTCTAG
- a CDS encoding MFS transporter has protein sequence MADERSKAYRVILSFGLVSLLGDIVYEGSRGTIPEYMKFLGASAAVVGTVMGLGELISYFSRLVGGYLADKTKSYWILVFLGYGLIIAIPLIPLSEILGLGWTLAAVLVVLERFGKGVRTPSRDTIISFASKSIGSGKGFGLHELMDQIGATSGPLLFALLLAVTRSYRDAFLYSIIPYVLLMLTLATVRAKTKLPAEMTSSFATKDANRKVLNRRTLAYITAVGINALGLFPASLILYLAAETPEVQAMGAWLPPVLYATIQLVDAFFAVAFGLLYDSYKLWVLLFPFTLSIIIPFLSLQKSFLFIVASAVIYGVVLGSQESVYRAAVGDLTEPSVRATAYGVFSTAVGLGALGAGIIYGLIIDLNLPIYAAAAYVLATQAACLSLLLYVIKSKQG, from the coding sequence ATGGCGGATGAGAGGAGTAAAGCATATAGGGTTATTCTGTCCTTCGGGCTTGTAAGCCTCCTCGGAGACATAGTCTACGAGGGCTCCAGGGGGACAATACCCGAGTACATGAAGTTTCTGGGGGCCTCTGCAGCCGTTGTAGGCACAGTCATGGGTTTAGGGGAGCTTATCTCGTATTTCTCAAGGCTGGTCGGGGGCTATCTGGCAGACAAGACTAAGAGCTATTGGATCCTAGTATTCCTCGGCTACGGCCTCATAATCGCTATACCCTTGATTCCCCTAAGCGAGATCCTAGGCCTAGGATGGACCTTAGCTGCAGTCCTCGTAGTTCTTGAACGATTCGGGAAGGGGGTCAGGACGCCATCCCGTGATACAATCATCTCGTTCGCCTCCAAGAGCATCGGGAGCGGCAAAGGCTTCGGCCTCCACGAACTAATGGATCAGATAGGCGCCACCTCGGGCCCCCTCCTATTCGCTTTACTTTTAGCGGTTACAAGGAGTTACCGCGACGCTTTCCTATACTCTATAATCCCATACGTCCTACTAATGCTCACACTCGCAACCGTGCGTGCAAAGACTAAGCTACCGGCCGAGATGACATCCAGCTTCGCAACTAAGGACGCTAACAGAAAAGTATTAAACAGGAGAACCCTGGCCTACATTACCGCCGTAGGCATTAACGCTTTAGGCTTGTTTCCAGCATCCCTCATACTTTACCTGGCGGCTGAGACACCAGAAGTCCAAGCAATGGGTGCATGGCTCCCACCAGTATTATACGCCACGATACAGCTTGTAGACGCCTTTTTCGCCGTAGCTTTTGGCCTGCTCTATGACAGCTACAAGCTCTGGGTCCTCCTATTCCCCTTCACGCTCTCCATAATCATTCCCTTCCTCTCACTCCAGAAGAGCTTCCTGTTCATCGTGGCTTCTGCCGTGATCTACGGTGTCGTGTTAGGCTCGCAAGAATCTGTGTACAGGGCGGCCGTAGGAGATTTAACAGAACCATCGGTGCGCGCCACAGCATACGGCGTCTTTAGCACAGCGGTCGGCCTGGGAGCACTCGGAGCAGGAATCATCTACGGGCTAATAATAGACCTTAACCTACCCATATACGCTGCAGCCGCATATGTCCTGGCAACGCAAGCTGCGTGTCTATCACTCCTACTCTACGTTATCAAGAGCAAGCAAGGGTAA
- a CDS encoding DUF763 domain-containing protein, producing the protein MRTGIAELPLHTGKVPPWLLSRMHKLARIVVELIIDEYGPKGLLERISDPVYFQAINNLIGMDWDSSGSTTVTTAILKSVLDEADLGVKVAGGKGEKSRETPQELEKIAVHFGLDPEKYTRTSYLVAKVDSAAVQAGYQLYHHAFFLVEDGSWAVVQQAMKPSERVARRMHWYSGKVTDPVSEPYSGVAGVKEEFVLNTVALEASGFRRLAVDLVQEPPSRIESYLRQAEAILRGYQPILLYRPYEPVTLRNTLKRYAKLGFPRAERLGLEAARQAGVDSYSDLLAVRGVGPSTIRALALVAELVYETPPSWRDPLTHPVDPFKFAYAVGGKDGVPFPVDKKTYDELVSILNALLDRKIYTKRVLKQIAILTRNWNPPPEEKRPT; encoded by the coding sequence CACGGGGAAGGTTCCTCCCTGGCTCCTTTCCAGGATGCATAAACTGGCCCGCATAGTAGTCGAACTAATAATAGACGAGTACGGGCCAAAAGGGCTCCTTGAGAGGATATCCGACCCGGTATATTTTCAGGCTATCAACAACTTGATAGGCATGGACTGGGACTCCTCGGGGTCCACGACTGTTACAACCGCGATCCTAAAAAGCGTTCTCGACGAAGCTGACCTAGGCGTAAAGGTTGCCGGAGGGAAAGGTGAAAAGAGCCGAGAAACTCCTCAAGAACTCGAGAAGATAGCCGTCCACTTCGGGTTAGACCCCGAGAAATATACTCGCACCTCTTACCTAGTAGCCAAGGTCGACAGTGCCGCGGTTCAGGCAGGATACCAGCTTTATCATCATGCGTTTTTCCTGGTCGAAGACGGGTCCTGGGCTGTTGTTCAACAAGCAATGAAGCCTTCTGAAAGAGTAGCTAGGCGGATGCACTGGTACTCTGGGAAGGTAACAGACCCTGTCTCCGAGCCATACTCCGGTGTAGCGGGCGTCAAAGAGGAATTTGTCTTGAACACGGTAGCATTAGAAGCATCAGGTTTCAGGAGGCTTGCTGTCGACCTAGTACAAGAGCCGCCTTCAAGGATTGAAAGCTATTTGAGGCAAGCTGAGGCTATCCTCAGGGGGTACCAGCCAATCTTGCTATATAGACCGTACGAGCCTGTTACCCTCAGGAACACTCTTAAACGCTACGCTAAACTAGGATTCCCTAGGGCTGAGAGACTAGGGCTCGAGGCTGCCAGGCAGGCAGGAGTAGACAGTTATTCGGATTTACTAGCGGTTAGAGGTGTTGGCCCATCTACTATAAGGGCTTTGGCCCTCGTAGCGGAGCTCGTCTACGAGACTCCTCCCTCGTGGCGAGACCCCCTGACTCATCCCGTTGATCCCTTCAAGTTCGCCTACGCTGTTGGAGGTAAAGACGGGGTTCCCTTCCCAGTTGATAAGAAGACTTATGACGAATTAGTCTCGATTCTAAACGCTCTTTTAGACCGGAAAATCTACACGAAGAGGGTTCTAAAACAGATTGCCATTTTAACCCGGAACTGGAACCCTCCCCCGGAAGAAAAGAGGCCCACCTAG